In Shewanella sp. VB17, a single genomic region encodes these proteins:
- the ald gene encoding alanine dehydrogenase codes for MIIGVPKEIKNHEYRVGMVPSSVRELTNRNHKVFIETNAGSGIGFTDQDYIDVGASILATAAEVFATAEMIVKVKEPQAVERAMLREDQLLFTYLHLAPDLPQTEDLIKSGAVCIAYETVTDDRGTLPLLAPMSEVAGRMSIQAGAMALEKSMGGRGMLLGGVPGVEPAKVVIIGGGMVGTNAAQMAVGLGADVVILDRSIDALRRLNAQFDNKVKAIYSTADAIEKHVLEADLVIGGVLVPGAAAPKLVTKDHIKRMKPGSAIVDVAIDQGGCIETSHATTHQDPTYIVDDVVHYCVANMPGAVARTSTFALNNATLPYILKLADLGYKHALLQDKHLLNGLNVMHGKITCQEVAEALNLEFVDPKILLS; via the coding sequence ATGATAATTGGTGTACCTAAAGAAATCAAAAATCACGAGTATCGCGTTGGAATGGTCCCATCAAGCGTACGTGAATTAACGAATAGAAATCATAAGGTCTTTATCGAAACAAATGCTGGTTCCGGAATTGGTTTTACAGATCAAGATTATATCGATGTGGGAGCATCTATTTTAGCGACTGCTGCTGAAGTGTTTGCCACTGCTGAAATGATCGTTAAAGTAAAAGAACCACAAGCTGTTGAGCGTGCGATGTTACGCGAAGATCAACTGCTGTTTACTTACCTTCATCTTGCTCCTGATCTCCCTCAAACTGAAGACTTAATCAAAAGTGGTGCTGTTTGTATCGCTTATGAAACAGTGACTGATGATCGTGGTACGCTGCCCCTTCTTGCTCCTATGTCAGAAGTTGCAGGTCGTATGTCTATTCAAGCTGGAGCTATGGCACTCGAGAAGTCCATGGGCGGTCGTGGTATGCTACTCGGCGGTGTTCCTGGAGTTGAACCAGCTAAAGTCGTGATTATCGGTGGCGGCATGGTGGGGACTAATGCTGCACAAATGGCCGTAGGTCTCGGTGCTGATGTCGTTATTTTAGATCGTAGTATCGACGCTCTTCGTCGTTTAAATGCACAATTTGATAACAAAGTTAAGGCCATCTATTCTACCGCTGATGCTATCGAAAAGCATGTCTTAGAAGCTGATCTTGTTATTGGTGGGGTACTAGTTCCTGGTGCTGCAGCACCTAAACTCGTCACCAAAGATCATATTAAGCGTATGAAACCTGGTTCCGCAATTGTTGATGTCGCCATCGATCAAGGCGGCTGTATTGAAACATCTCATGCCACCACTCATCAAGATCCAACTTATATCGTAGATGATGTTGTCCACTATTGTGTCGCCAATATGCCTGGAGCGGTAGCTCGAACCTCAACGTTCGCACTTAACAACGCCACCCTTCCTTATATTCTTAAGCTTGCAGATCTTGGTTACAAACATGCACTTTTGCAAGACAAGCATTTACTTAATGGCCTAAATGTTATGCACGGTAAGATCACCTGTCAAGAAGTCGCTGAAGCATTAAATTTAGAGTTTGTTGATCCAAAAATTTTACTCAGTTAA
- the lolA gene encoding outer membrane lipoprotein chaperone LolA → MRKVLSAFVLALPLLASQYVQADESSALKTKLTEVSTLKAKFEQTVTDINNKQIQKGSGVFALAYPNQFYWHLKAPDESLIVADGKDVWIYNPFAEEVSVMDLNQAINASPIALLVHRDEETWSQYSVTNTNGCFNITPKSVEGGVESVKVCFDGNTLTKMVLHDQQGNVSQFSLSEQTGIADNELSMFKFIVPDDVDIDDQRLKEIN, encoded by the coding sequence ATGAGAAAGGTGTTATCAGCATTTGTGCTTGCATTACCATTATTAGCATCACAGTATGTTCAAGCAGACGAGTCATCTGCACTAAAAACCAAGCTAACAGAAGTGTCGACGCTGAAAGCAAAATTTGAACAAACAGTGACAGATATCAATAATAAACAGATCCAAAAAGGCAGCGGTGTATTTGCGCTTGCTTATCCAAATCAATTCTATTGGCATCTCAAAGCTCCCGATGAGTCGCTTATTGTTGCTGATGGAAAAGATGTGTGGATTTATAATCCTTTTGCCGAAGAAGTTTCTGTTATGGATTTAAATCAAGCCATTAATGCATCCCCAATTGCGTTGTTAGTGCATCGAGATGAAGAGACTTGGTCTCAATATTCAGTGACGAATACTAATGGTTGCTTTAATATTACGCCTAAAAGTGTAGAGGGTGGCGTTGAGTCGGTGAAAGTGTGTTTCGATGGTAATACCCTGACCAAAATGGTGTTACATGATCAACAAGGTAATGTGAGTCAATTTTCGCTGTCAGAACAAACAGGGATTGCTGATAATGAGTTATCCATGTTTAAATTTATTGTGCCGGATGATGTTGATATCGATGATCAACGTTTAAAAGAGATTAACTAA
- the lrp gene encoding leucine-responsive transcriptional regulator Lrp has protein sequence MVGSKTSPIKDLDRIDRNILNELQMDGRISNVELSKRVGLSPTPCLERVKRLEKQGYINGYTALVNPHFLGASLLVFVEITLNRDSSEVFDKFNRAVQLLDDIQECHLVSGNFDYLLKTRVSDMSAYRRLLGETLLKLPSVSDTRTYVVMEEVKQTNKVAINITAES, from the coding sequence ATGGTTGGTAGTAAAACAAGTCCAATAAAAGACTTAGATCGTATAGATCGAAACATACTTAATGAATTGCAAATGGATGGACGCATTTCCAATGTAGAGTTATCGAAACGGGTAGGGCTGAGCCCTACTCCTTGTTTGGAGAGAGTGAAAAGACTCGAAAAGCAAGGGTATATCAACGGATACACAGCGTTAGTCAACCCTCACTTTTTGGGTGCTTCTTTACTTGTGTTCGTTGAAATTACGCTCAATCGTGATAGTTCGGAAGTGTTTGATAAGTTTAATCGTGCTGTACAGTTACTCGATGATATTCAAGAATGTCATCTAGTCTCAGGCAATTTTGACTATCTATTAAAGACACGAGTCTCTGATATGTCTGCGTATCGTCGATTATTAGGTGAAACTTTACTAAAATTGCCATCTGTTTCTGATACACGTACTTACGTGGTAATGGAAGAGGTTAAGCAAACAAATAAGGTTGCAATAAATATTACTGCAGAATCTTAG
- the rplT gene encoding 50S ribosomal protein L20, whose protein sequence is MPRVKRGVTARARHKKVLKLAKGYYGARSRTYRVAKQAVTKAGQYAYRDRRQKKRQFRQLWIARINAASRQNGLSYSRFINGLKKASIEIDRKILSDIAVFDKVVFTTLVEKAKEALAN, encoded by the coding sequence ATGCCTAGAGTTAAGCGTGGTGTAACCGCTCGTGCTCGTCACAAGAAAGTACTTAAACTAGCTAAAGGTTATTACGGAGCTCGCTCACGTACTTACCGTGTTGCGAAGCAAGCCGTAACTAAAGCGGGTCAATATGCCTATCGTGACCGTCGTCAAAAGAAACGTCAATTCCGTCAACTTTGGATTGCACGTATCAATGCGGCTTCTCGTCAAAATGGTCTATCTTACAGCCGTTTCATTAATGGTTTGAAAAAAGCCTCTATTGAAATCGATCGTAAGATCCTGTCTGACATCGCTGTTTTTGATAAAGTTGTGTTTACAACTTTAGTTGAGAAAGCAAAAGAAGCGTTAGCTAATTAA
- the infC gene encoding translation initiation factor IF-3, with translation MKIKKTAGRQAAPNRINELIVGVPEVRLNGLDGEPVGLLTIREAQELADEAGVDLVEISPNAEPPVCRIMDYGKFLFDKAKSQKEQKKKQKVVQVKEIKFRPGTDENDYQVKLRNLNRFLDDGDKAKVTLRFRGREMAHQSLGMNLLNRIKDDLAEIAVVESFPKMEGRQAVMVLAPKKK, from the coding sequence ATAAAGATCAAAAAAACAGCAGGGCGCCAGGCGGCCCCGAATAGAATCAATGAACTCATTGTAGGTGTTCCAGAAGTACGTTTAAACGGTCTAGATGGTGAGCCTGTTGGATTATTAACAATTAGAGAAGCACAAGAGTTAGCCGATGAGGCTGGTGTGGACTTAGTTGAAATTAGTCCTAACGCTGAGCCGCCGGTTTGTCGTATAATGGACTACGGAAAGTTTCTTTTTGATAAAGCAAAGTCTCAAAAAGAACAAAAGAAGAAGCAGAAAGTTGTACAGGTGAAGGAAATTAAATTCCGTCCCGGTACAGACGAAAATGATTATCAGGTAAAACTACGCAACCTGAATCGTTTTCTAGATGACGGTGACAAAGCGAAAGTAACGCTGCGTTTTCGTGGTCGCGAAATGGCTCACCAAAGTCTTGGTATGAATCTTTTGAATCGTATTAAAGATGATTTGGCTGAGATAGCAGTTGTTGAGTCCTTTCCTAAAATGGAAGGTCGCCAAGCTGTAATGGTACTCGCGCCGAAAAAGAAATAG
- the rpmI gene encoding 50S ribosomal protein L35 — protein MPKMKTDKGVAKRFKKTANGFKRKQANLRHILTKKSTKRKRHLRAKCLVSKADMPAIARQLPYA, from the coding sequence ATGCCTAAAATGAAAACAGACAAGGGTGTAGCGAAGCGTTTTAAGAAAACCGCTAATGGTTTCAAACGTAAGCAAGCCAATTTACGTCACATTTTGACCAAGAAGAGCACTAAGCGTAAACGTCACTTACGTGCTAAATGTTTAGTATCTAAAGCTGACATGCCTGCAATTGCACGTCAACTACCTTACGCTTAA
- the trxB gene encoding thioredoxin-disulfide reductase — protein MSQARHCELLILGSGPAGYTAAIYAARANLTPVLITGIQQGGQLTTTTEVENWPGDAEDLTGPALMERMQKHAEKFETDIIFDHINEVDLQVRPFKLKGDNGEFTCDALIISTGASAMYLGLDSEEKFKGKGVSACATCDGFFYRNQKVAVIGGGNTAVEEALYLSNIASEVHLIHRRDTFRSEKILTKRLMDKVANGNIILHLHNTLHEVVGDQMGVTGLKMQSTKDATIQDLEVMGVFVAIGHKPNTQMFEGQLEMNHGYIKVQSGLEGNATQTSIEGVFAAGDVMDQHYRQAITSAGTGCMAALDAERYLDAKKS, from the coding sequence ATGAGTCAAGCTAGACACTGTGAATTACTGATTTTGGGCTCAGGCCCTGCCGGCTATACTGCAGCAATATATGCAGCCCGCGCAAACTTAACACCTGTTTTGATCACGGGCATTCAACAAGGTGGTCAGCTGACCACCACTACAGAAGTTGAAAATTGGCCAGGCGATGCTGAAGATCTTACCGGTCCGGCTTTGATGGAACGCATGCAAAAACATGCGGAAAAATTTGAAACTGACATCATTTTCGATCACATTAATGAAGTTGATCTCCAAGTACGTCCTTTTAAATTAAAAGGAGATAATGGCGAGTTTACTTGTGATGCTTTAATCATCTCTACTGGCGCTTCGGCGATGTATCTTGGTCTTGATTCTGAGGAAAAATTTAAAGGGAAAGGCGTTTCAGCGTGCGCAACGTGTGACGGTTTCTTCTATCGTAACCAGAAAGTCGCGGTGATTGGCGGTGGTAATACTGCTGTTGAAGAAGCCCTTTACCTAAGCAACATCGCATCTGAAGTTCACTTAATTCATCGCCGTGATACTTTTCGCAGCGAAAAAATATTAACAAAACGATTAATGGACAAAGTTGCCAATGGTAACATTATCTTACACTTACATAATACATTACATGAAGTTGTCGGTGATCAAATGGGCGTAACAGGCCTTAAGATGCAAAGTACCAAAGATGCTACAATTCAAGATCTTGAAGTGATGGGCGTGTTTGTTGCAATTGGTCATAAGCCCAACACGCAAATGTTTGAAGGCCAACTTGAAATGAACCATGGCTATATCAAGGTACAAAGTGGCCTAGAAGGTAATGCTACTCAAACAAGCATAGAGGGAGTATTTGCGGCGGGTGATGTTATGGATCAACATTATCGTCAAGCTATCACGTCTGCTGGAACAGGTTGCATGGCTGCACTTGATGCAGAACGTTACTTGGATGCAAAAAAGAGTTAA
- the serS gene encoding serine--tRNA ligase: MLDPKFLRNELEVTAERLATRGFILDVERLSKLEEQRKSLQMETEDLQASRNAISKSIGQAKAKGEDVAPIMAQIGDLGSQLDAKKLELAGLLDTLNSIAMSVPNLPDASAPIGKDETENVEIRRWGTIKHYDFRVKDHVELGEALSGLDFKSAVKITGSRFIIMKGQIARMHRALAQFMLDLHTTEHGYIETYVPLLVNEDSLMGTSQLPKFGEDLFHTKPATEEGQGLALIPTAEVPLTNTVRDTIVDEADLPIKLAAHTPCFRSEAGSYGRDTRGLIRQHQFDKVEMVQLVKPEDSMAALESLTRHAEIVLEKLELPYRTMILCTGDMGFGASKTFDIEVWLPAQNTYREISSCSNMQDFQARRMHARYKSKEAKKPALLHTLNGSGLAVGRTLVAVMENYQNEDGTITVPEVLRAYMGGLDKIG; encoded by the coding sequence ATGTTAGATCCAAAATTTTTGCGTAATGAATTAGAAGTGACAGCCGAAAGGCTCGCAACCCGTGGTTTTATTTTAGATGTAGAGCGCCTTAGTAAATTAGAAGAACAACGTAAGTCGCTGCAAATGGAAACCGAAGACCTACAGGCTTCGCGTAATGCGATCTCTAAATCCATTGGGCAAGCCAAAGCCAAAGGGGAAGATGTTGCGCCTATAATGGCTCAAATTGGGGATCTTGGATCACAACTGGATGCTAAGAAGCTTGAGCTTGCAGGCTTACTTGACACACTTAACTCTATAGCAATGAGTGTGCCTAATTTACCTGATGCATCGGCGCCAATCGGTAAAGATGAAACTGAGAATGTAGAAATTCGTCGTTGGGGCACAATTAAACACTATGACTTTCGTGTTAAAGATCATGTTGAACTGGGCGAAGCGTTAAGCGGATTAGATTTTAAATCTGCAGTTAAGATCACTGGCTCACGTTTCATTATCATGAAAGGCCAAATTGCGCGTATGCACAGGGCATTAGCACAATTTATGTTAGACCTTCATACGACCGAGCATGGTTATATTGAAACTTATGTGCCTTTGTTAGTCAATGAAGACAGCTTAATGGGAACGAGTCAGTTGCCAAAATTTGGCGAAGATCTGTTTCATACTAAACCTGCAACAGAAGAAGGGCAAGGCTTAGCCTTAATTCCAACTGCTGAAGTGCCGTTGACAAATACTGTACGTGATACCATTGTTGATGAAGCAGATCTACCGATAAAATTAGCCGCCCATACACCTTGCTTTAGAAGTGAGGCGGGATCATATGGCCGTGATACCCGTGGTCTTATTCGTCAACATCAGTTTGATAAAGTTGAAATGGTGCAACTGGTTAAGCCTGAAGATTCTATGGCTGCTTTAGAATCATTAACGCGCCATGCTGAAATAGTATTAGAGAAACTTGAGCTACCATATCGGACCATGATCTTATGTACTGGTGATATGGGCTTTGGTGCCAGTAAAACCTTTGATATTGAAGTATGGTTACCGGCTCAAAATACTTATAGGGAGATCTCTTCATGCAGTAATATGCAAGATTTCCAAGCTCGTCGCATGCATGCACGCTATAAATCTAAAGAGGCTAAAAAGCCTGCTTTACTTCATACGCTCAATGGCTCTGGGCTTGCGGTAGGTCGTACGTTAGTTGCGGTGATGGAAAACTATCAAAATGAAGATGGCACTATCACGGTACCTGAAGTGCTGCGTGCTTATATGGGTGGTTTAGATAAAATCGGTTAA
- the crcB gene encoding fluoride efflux transporter CrcB yields the protein MNNILLVALGGSIGAVFRYLLSILMLQLFGSSFPFGTLLVNIMGSFMMGSIYALGQVSEVSPELKALVGVGLLGALTTFSTFSNETLLLIQSGSWLKALLNITLNLCLCLFMVYLGQQLVFSRI from the coding sequence ATGAATAATATCTTATTAGTGGCTTTAGGGGGATCAATTGGCGCTGTTTTTCGTTATTTACTGTCAATTTTAATGCTTCAGCTATTTGGCTCTTCATTTCCTTTTGGTACACTATTAGTCAATATCATGGGCTCATTTATGATGGGAAGTATTTATGCTTTAGGTCAAGTGAGTGAAGTCAGCCCTGAATTAAAAGCTTTAGTCGGTGTTGGCTTATTAGGCGCACTGACAACATTTTCAACCTTTTCCAACGAGACCTTGTTACTTATTCAGAGTGGAAGTTGGTTAAAGGCACTGTTAAATATCACGCTGAACCTTTGTCTATGTTTATTCATGGTTTATTTAGGGCAGCAGTTGGTTTTTTCTCGCATATAA
- a CDS encoding replication-associated recombination protein A — MSSFSFDFTPDFRPLAARMRPEEISQYIGQSHLLGEGKPLRQALEAGKAHSMMFWGPPGTGKTTLAELVAHYANAHVERISAVTSGVKEIRIAIEHAKSVAESRGQRTLLFVDEVHRFNKSQQDAFLPFIEDGTIIFVGATTENPSFEINNALLSRARVYLIKKLTNEEIVLIVNQALSDEVRGLGQRRLCIPEHVAIKLANICDGDARKALNLIELMSDMIVDGESFTEDILQDVAGHQLSGFDKNGDQFYDLISAVHKSIRGSAPDAALYWFCRMIEGGCDPLYIARRLLAIASEDIGNADPVAMTVALNAWDCFHRVGPAEGERGIAQAIVYLACAPKSNAVYTAFKAARQLARETPNDAVPIHLRNAPSQLMQDLGYGEGYRYAHDELNSYASGECYFPERLAQSRFYYPTEHGFEQRIKTKLAQLAQLDKNSRMKRYE; from the coding sequence GTGTCAAGTTTCAGTTTCGATTTTACCCCTGATTTTAGACCTTTAGCTGCGCGAATGCGCCCTGAAGAGATATCTCAATATATAGGTCAGTCACATTTACTCGGTGAGGGAAAGCCTTTGCGCCAAGCTCTTGAAGCGGGTAAGGCGCACTCAATGATGTTTTGGGGACCACCTGGTACAGGTAAAACGACCTTAGCTGAGCTTGTTGCACATTATGCCAATGCCCATGTTGAACGTATTTCGGCGGTGACATCGGGTGTAAAAGAGATCCGTATAGCGATTGAGCATGCAAAAAGTGTGGCTGAATCTCGTGGACAGCGTACCTTGTTGTTTGTTGATGAGGTGCATCGATTTAATAAAAGTCAACAAGATGCTTTTTTACCTTTTATCGAAGACGGCACGATTATCTTTGTTGGTGCAACGACTGAAAACCCTTCATTTGAAATCAATAACGCCTTGTTGTCGCGTGCTCGTGTATACCTGATTAAGAAATTGACCAACGAAGAGATAGTGCTTATCGTTAATCAGGCATTGTCTGATGAGGTGCGTGGATTAGGCCAACGTCGATTATGTATCCCTGAACATGTGGCGATTAAATTGGCGAATATTTGTGATGGAGATGCGCGTAAAGCGCTTAATCTCATTGAACTCATGAGTGACATGATTGTTGATGGTGAGAGCTTTACTGAGGATATACTTCAGGATGTTGCTGGACATCAATTGTCTGGTTTTGATAAAAATGGAGATCAATTCTATGACCTCATCTCTGCGGTACATAAGTCTATTCGTGGGTCTGCGCCAGATGCTGCTTTGTATTGGTTTTGTCGTATGATAGAGGGAGGCTGTGATCCTCTTTATATCGCACGTCGTTTATTGGCGATTGCTTCAGAAGACATAGGTAATGCAGATCCGGTTGCCATGACGGTTGCGCTTAATGCATGGGATTGCTTTCATCGAGTGGGTCCCGCAGAAGGTGAGCGAGGGATTGCTCAAGCCATTGTATACCTTGCTTGTGCACCTAAAAGTAATGCGGTTTATACTGCTTTTAAAGCAGCACGTCAGCTCGCACGTGAGACGCCAAACGATGCAGTGCCAATACATTTAAGAAATGCACCCAGTCAATTGATGCAAGATTTGGGCTACGGTGAAGGATATCGATATGCTCACGACGAATTGAATTCTTATGCCAGTGGTGAATGTTATTTTCCAGAAAGATTAGCCCAAAGTCGTTTCTATTACCCAACAGAGCATGGTTTTGAGCAACGGATAAAAACTAAATTAGCGCAATTAGCGCAACTTGATAAAAATAGCAGGATGAAAAGGTATGAATAA
- a CDS encoding DNA translocase FtsK 4TM domain-containing protein: protein MGFYLFKANNVNTLSGVHRLLEGGLIICCMLATYVLLALSSFHSSDPGWSQSHFEGEILNLTGAVGAWSADVLFYLFGYIAYLIPIIIALTGWILFKRTHRLLEIDYFSVGLRLIGFLLMVFSLAALASMNVNDIYDFSAGGVSGDVIRDAMLPYFNTLGTTLLLLCFVGAGFTLLTGISWFTVVDLTGFYTIYLCHFLRDIPLKFKTKSEETEDTRGFMSIFYTFKEKRQNQKKYDAENAGPFEAQTSKVKSNALEKATSKHQTNRYLDSANTVSVIDDKSANELDDIDFDHQLVIDEGDDEVVFDKKMSLDTVNSIAVKPTEKAKIVDGIVILPGQNLQDATKAVTPLPCISLLDVPNRQDNPISREELDQVAALVEVKLAEFNIVAKVMGVFPGPVVTRFELELAPGVKASKITNLSKDLARSLLAESVRIVEVIPGKAYVGLELPNKFRETVFMRDVLDSKEFTESESHLSMVLGQDIAGKPVVVDLGKMPHLLVAGTTGSGKSVGVNVMITSLLYKSGPDDVRFIMIDPKMLELSVYEGIPHLLCEVVTDMKEAANSLRWCVGEMERRYKLMSALGVRNLKGYNAKIKEAKASGVPLFDPLWKSSDSMELEAPELDKLPSIVVIVDEFADMMMIVGKKVEELIARIAQKARAAGIHLILATQRPSVDVITGLIKANIPTRMAFQVSSRIDSRTILDQQGAEALLGMGDMLYLPPGTSVPNRVHGAFIDDHEVHAVVADWHLRGKPQYLDEIIQGAPEGAQVLLPGETSESEDDTDALYDEAVAFVTETRRGSISSVQRKFKIGYNRAARIIEQMEAQGVVSSQGHNGNREVLAPPPPKVF, encoded by the coding sequence ATGGGTTTCTATTTGTTTAAAGCAAATAATGTTAACACGCTTAGTGGAGTACACCGCCTTCTGGAAGGCGGCCTCATTATATGTTGCATGTTAGCAACTTATGTACTGCTAGCGCTGAGTAGCTTTCATTCTTCAGATCCAGGTTGGAGTCAGTCACATTTCGAGGGTGAGATCTTAAATCTCACTGGTGCTGTTGGTGCTTGGTCTGCCGACGTATTATTTTACTTGTTTGGTTATATTGCTTATTTAATTCCCATTATTATAGCGTTGACTGGGTGGATTTTATTTAAGCGTACGCACAGATTACTGGAAATTGATTATTTTTCAGTGGGATTAAGATTAATAGGCTTTTTATTAATGGTCTTTAGTTTAGCAGCTTTAGCCAGTATGAATGTGAATGATATCTATGATTTTTCTGCTGGAGGGGTGTCTGGTGATGTTATTCGTGATGCGATGCTACCTTACTTCAATACGTTAGGCACAACTCTATTGCTTCTTTGTTTCGTTGGTGCAGGCTTTACATTATTAACGGGAATTAGTTGGTTTACAGTCGTTGATTTAACTGGTTTTTACACCATTTACTTATGTCATTTTCTGCGAGATATTCCGCTAAAATTTAAGACTAAATCTGAAGAAACTGAAGATACTCGTGGCTTTATGTCTATCTTTTACACATTCAAAGAGAAACGACAGAACCAAAAAAAATATGATGCTGAGAACGCAGGTCCCTTTGAAGCACAGACCAGCAAGGTAAAGTCTAATGCCTTAGAGAAGGCGACAAGCAAGCATCAAACGAATCGTTATCTTGATTCCGCTAATACGGTGAGTGTAATTGATGATAAGTCTGCGAATGAATTAGATGACATTGATTTTGATCACCAGCTCGTTATTGATGAGGGCGATGATGAGGTGGTTTTTGATAAAAAAATGTCACTAGATACTGTTAATTCAATTGCTGTGAAGCCAACAGAGAAAGCTAAAATTGTTGACGGTATTGTGATCCTTCCTGGTCAAAATCTGCAAGATGCAACCAAAGCTGTCACCCCATTGCCTTGTATCTCGTTATTAGATGTGCCTAATAGGCAAGATAATCCTATTAGCCGTGAAGAACTTGATCAAGTGGCAGCATTAGTTGAAGTTAAGCTGGCTGAGTTTAATATTGTCGCTAAAGTCATGGGTGTGTTCCCAGGCCCTGTTGTTACAAGGTTTGAGCTTGAATTAGCCCCGGGTGTTAAAGCGTCAAAGATCACTAATTTGTCTAAAGATTTAGCACGTTCATTATTAGCCGAAAGTGTACGAATTGTTGAAGTCATTCCAGGCAAAGCCTATGTCGGTTTAGAGCTCCCTAATAAATTTCGTGAAACAGTTTTTATGCGTGATGTATTAGATAGCAAAGAATTTACTGAAAGCGAATCTCATTTAAGTATGGTTTTAGGGCAAGATATTGCAGGTAAACCTGTGGTCGTCGATCTGGGTAAAATGCCTCATTTACTGGTTGCAGGCACAACAGGCTCAGGTAAATCAGTTGGGGTCAATGTGATGATCACCAGCCTACTTTACAAGTCAGGCCCTGATGATGTTCGGTTTATCATGATCGATCCCAAAATGTTGGAGTTATCCGTTTATGAAGGGATCCCACATCTTTTATGTGAAGTGGTGACTGACATGAAAGAAGCTGCGAACTCTTTACGTTGGTGTGTTGGGGAGATGGAGCGCAGATATAAGTTAATGTCAGCGCTGGGTGTGAGAAATCTTAAAGGGTATAACGCTAAAATAAAAGAGGCAAAAGCCTCGGGAGTGCCTCTTTTTGATCCTTTGTGGAAGTCATCAGACAGCATGGAGCTCGAAGCGCCAGAGTTAGATAAATTACCTTCAATTGTCGTCATTGTTGATGAATTTGCTGATATGATGATGATAGTCGGTAAAAAAGTGGAAGAACTGATTGCTCGTATTGCCCAAAAGGCACGCGCTGCAGGTATTCATCTTATCTTGGCAACCCAACGTCCCTCTGTTGATGTTATCACCGGCTTGATTAAAGCTAACATTCCAACACGGATGGCATTTCAGGTTTCAAGTCGAATAGATTCACGTACTATTTTAGATCAGCAAGGAGCGGAAGCGTTGTTGGGGATGGGTGACATGCTTTATCTTCCACCTGGTACTTCTGTGCCAAACCGAGTTCATGGTGCATTTATTGACGATCATGAGGTTCATGCCGTGGTTGCAGATTGGCATCTTCGAGGGAAACCACAATATCTCGATGAAATTATACAAGGTGCACCTGAAGGCGCACAAGTATTGTTACCTGGAGAGACCAGTGAAAGCGAAGATGACACGGATGCGCTTTATGATGAAGCGGTTGCCTTCGTGACTGAAACACGCCGAGGCTCTATTTCTAGTGTACAGCGTAAATTTAAAATTGGTTATAACCGTGCAGCACGTATTATCGAACAGATGGAAGCACAAGGTGTGGTCAGTTCACAAGGGCATAATGGTAATCGTGAAGTGCTTGCACCACCACCACCTAAAGTCTTTTAG